Proteins from a genomic interval of Flammeovirgaceae bacterium SG7u.111:
- the mreC gene encoding rod shape-determining protein MreC: MRQLFLFIYKLRVFFAFVGLELLASWLIVRNNSYQGYTFLSSSNALASNILESKSNINAYFDLKDQNEILALKNAKLEEEKDRLKKQVSIIWNDTSLRTSQSKSLLDTSANYQFTAAKVVNNSVIFNDNYLTIDKGERDGVKPGMGVVSSNGIVGKVKMASKNFATVYSLLHNDLTISSMIKSDSILCTTKWNSAGGDRNDYTTAELLFIPMDHKLKKGDTVITSGYNSVYPEGLMVGVVDTSFKVKSDMFQSVKIKLSTDFSTLRHVYVVENFHTKEIDSLEQETLKTVTY; encoded by the coding sequence ATGCGCCAACTTTTTCTGTTCATATATAAGTTAAGAGTATTTTTTGCCTTTGTTGGTTTAGAGCTATTGGCTAGTTGGCTAATTGTAAGAAACAATAGTTATCAAGGCTATACTTTCTTATCAAGCTCCAATGCCTTGGCAAGCAACATACTCGAATCGAAAAGTAACATAAATGCATACTTTGATCTTAAAGACCAAAATGAGATATTGGCCTTGAAAAATGCCAAGTTAGAAGAGGAGAAAGATAGACTAAAGAAACAAGTCTCCATCATATGGAACGACACATCGCTGAGAACCTCCCAGTCAAAAAGCCTACTAGACACATCCGCCAATTATCAATTCACTGCTGCCAAAGTGGTGAACAATTCCGTCATTTTCAACGATAACTACCTCACCATAGACAAGGGTGAAAGAGACGGTGTAAAACCAGGAATGGGTGTAGTTTCTTCCAATGGTATTGTGGGAAAGGTGAAAATGGCATCTAAAAATTTTGCCACGGTTTATAGCTTGCTTCACAACGATCTTACTATCTCTTCCATGATAAAAAGCGATAGCATCCTTTGTACAACCAAATGGAACAGTGCTGGAGGAGACCGAAATGACTATACCACCGCAGAGCTTTTGTTCATCCCAATGGACCACAAACTGAAGAAAGGAGATACAGTTATCACTTCTGGATACAACTCGGTATATCCCGAGGGATTAATGGTAGGCGTAGTGGATACTTCCTTCAAAGTAAAATCTGACATGTTCCAATCTGTCAAGATCAAGCTTTCAACTGATTTCAGTACACTTAGGCATGTGTATGTAGTTGAAAACTTCCATACAAAAGAAATAGACTCGCTAGAGCAAGAAACCCTGAAAACGGTGACCTATTAG
- a CDS encoding rod shape-determining protein has product MGIFDLFTSDLAIDLGTANTLLLFKGKVVVDEPSIIALDKATGKVIAIGKKAMQMHEKTHDNIRTIRPLKDGVIADFHAAEQMIRGMIKMIDTGSRFFTPSHRMVICIPSGITEVEKRAVRDSAEHAGAKEVYMIPEPIAAAIGIGIDIEAPVGSMIVDIGGGTTEIAVIALSGIVCDQSVRTAGDVFNRDILDYMRRQHNLLIGERSAEKIKIEVGAAISELDDPPEDYEIRGRDLMTGIPKVIKVSYTEIAFAIDKSISKIEEAVLKALETSPPELSADIYDNGIHLTGGGALLRGLDKRVALKTKLPVHVAEDPLRAVVRGTGDALKNIEGFKAVLMT; this is encoded by the coding sequence ATGGGTATTTTTGATTTATTCACTAGCGACTTGGCGATAGACCTTGGTACAGCTAACACATTACTTCTATTCAAAGGAAAAGTAGTGGTGGACGAACCATCTATCATCGCCCTTGATAAGGCTACAGGAAAGGTAATTGCGATAGGGAAGAAGGCGATGCAAATGCACGAAAAAACCCACGACAATATCAGGACAATCCGTCCCCTCAAAGATGGGGTGATTGCCGATTTCCACGCTGCCGAGCAAATGATCAGGGGTATGATCAAAATGATTGATACAGGCAGCAGATTTTTCACCCCTTCGCACCGAATGGTAATTTGTATTCCATCTGGTATCACCGAGGTAGAAAAAAGAGCGGTGCGTGACTCAGCGGAGCATGCAGGCGCCAAAGAAGTCTACATGATTCCCGAGCCAATTGCGGCTGCTATTGGTATAGGGATCGATATCGAAGCTCCTGTTGGATCCATGATTGTCGATATTGGAGGAGGAACAACTGAAATTGCGGTGATCGCCCTTTCAGGTATTGTTTGCGACCAATCGGTAAGGACAGCAGGCGATGTATTCAACAGAGATATTCTCGATTATATGAGAAGGCAACACAACCTATTGATAGGTGAGAGAAGTGCCGAAAAGATAAAAATTGAAGTCGGAGCCGCCATCTCGGAGCTCGACGATCCTCCAGAGGATTACGAGATTAGGGGCAGGGATTTGATGACAGGTATTCCAAAAGTAATCAAGGTTTCTTATACCGAAATTGCTTTTGCCATAGACAAGTCTATTTCCAAAATAGAAGAAGCAGTCTTGAAAGCCTTAGAAACCTCTCCACCAGAGCTTTCTGCCGATATTTACGATAACGGAATCCACCTAACAGGCGGCGGTGCATTGCTTCGAGGGCTCGACAAGCGAGTTGCTTTGAAAACTAAGCTCCCCGTTCACGTAGCAGAAGATCCGTTAAGAGCCGTAGTTAGGGGCACGGGCGATGCTTTGAAAAACATTGAAGGCTTCAAAGCAGTATTGATGACCTAA
- a CDS encoding carboxypeptidase-like regulatory domain-containing protein produces MDKNYTKLVLRSLSMLVIIATLSFLGLEKAKAQGLPEVIQLSGIVVDGDSAYGVPGVHIYIPRAGTGTVTNKVGFFTLPTVIGDTVVISAVGYRNKNLVIPERSDVGFTVLVDLQTDTTFLPMVEVFPYPTEELFKEAFLALQLPESDAEKVAKNLQPEAMARAAAMMGMDAGSNHRYYMYQQVDQVTNQFFAPSFSIFNPFAWGEFIKSVKRGDLKKKK; encoded by the coding sequence ATGGATAAAAACTATACAAAGCTAGTATTGAGGAGTCTGTCAATGTTAGTGATAATAGCAACACTTTCTTTTTTGGGCTTAGAAAAGGCAAAAGCCCAAGGCTTGCCAGAGGTAATTCAGCTTTCGGGTATTGTTGTGGATGGCGATAGTGCCTATGGCGTGCCAGGCGTCCACATTTATATCCCAAGGGCGGGAACGGGTACGGTCACCAACAAAGTCGGGTTCTTTACCCTTCCTACTGTAATTGGCGATACCGTTGTAATTAGTGCCGTTGGTTACCGCAATAAAAATCTGGTAATTCCCGAAAGATCAGATGTAGGCTTTACAGTACTTGTAGACTTGCAAACAGACACTACCTTCCTACCTATGGTGGAAGTATTTCCATACCCTACCGAAGAACTGTTCAAAGAAGCCTTTCTTGCGCTCCAGCTTCCGGAGTCCGATGCTGAAAAAGTCGCTAAAAACCTTCAACCCGAAGCTATGGCAAGAGCCGCCGCTATGATGGGAATGGATGCTGGCTCTAACCACCGATATTATATGTACCAACAAGTCGACCAAGTTACCAACCAGTTTTTCGCCCCATCATTCTCTATTTTCAACCCTTTCGCTTGGGGCGAGTTCATAAAATCTGTCAAGCGGGGAGATTTAAAAAAGAAAAAGTGA
- a CDS encoding pyridoxamine 5'-phosphate oxidase family protein: protein MDDLQQLLNNIWTELTQSCTTKNHPYRTPVVGTINGQYSCELRTVVLREVNRLAHTLTFFTDLRSGKVKDMSLNPTLSWLFYDPTTQVQIRASGDSLLIKDSKILQNYWDRLPENNRKEYASSQAPGSSIENNFTSNLLSNKESFKNFGVVVSEINKVDWLKLNPFQHQRALFEKEEGKWNKTQIVP from the coding sequence ATGGATGATTTACAACAATTGCTAAACAACATTTGGACTGAACTTACCCAAAGTTGCACTACAAAAAACCACCCATATCGAACACCTGTAGTCGGTACTATAAACGGGCAATACAGCTGTGAGCTAAGAACAGTTGTTCTCCGAGAGGTAAACCGCCTTGCTCATACACTCACATTTTTTACCGACCTACGGTCTGGCAAGGTGAAAGACATGAGCTTAAACCCTACTCTCAGCTGGTTGTTTTACGACCCTACAACACAAGTTCAAATCAGGGCAAGCGGAGACAGTCTCCTTATAAAGGATAGCAAAATACTCCAAAACTACTGGGACAGACTTCCTGAAAACAATAGGAAAGAATATGCAAGCTCGCAAGCGCCAGGTAGCTCGATAGAAAATAACTTCACATCGAACTTGCTAAGCAATAAAGAAAGTTTCAAAAATTTTGGAGTGGTGGTATCTGAAATAAACAAGGTCGATTGGTTGAAGTTAAACCCGTTTCAACATCAGCGAGCCTTGTTTGAAAAAGAGGAAGGGAAATGGAACAAGACGCAAATAGTTCCTTGA
- a CDS encoding BlaI/MecI/CopY family transcriptional regulator — MEQLTKAEEKVMRVLWELKKAFVKNVIAEMGEPQPPYNTISSVVRVLESKGFVDHKAYGKTYEYYPLISKGEYKKYTFKKLMGDYFDGSYENLVSFMVQEEQLSSNELEEIKELINSIEPKGGQDE; from the coding sequence ATGGAACAATTAACAAAAGCCGAAGAAAAAGTAATGAGGGTTTTATGGGAGCTTAAAAAAGCTTTCGTAAAGAATGTCATTGCTGAAATGGGGGAGCCACAACCTCCTTATAACACAATTTCTTCTGTCGTAAGAGTATTAGAAAGTAAAGGTTTTGTGGACCACAAAGCTTATGGGAAGACCTACGAGTACTATCCTTTGATATCTAAAGGAGAGTATAAAAAATATACTTTCAAAAAATTGATGGGCGATTACTTTGATGGTTCGTATGAAAACTTGGTTTCTTTTATGGTTCAAGAAGAGCAGTTGAGCTCAAATGAGCTGGAAGAGATTAAAGAGTTGATCAATAGTATAGAGCCTAAAGGAGGGCAGGATGAGTAG
- a CDS encoding M23/M56 family metallopeptidase, whose protein sequence is MSSFLFYSIKSGLCLLAFYLLYRYLLQKLEIFSLGRVYLLSAAFLSLIIPLLSLPSWVSYAPIVDWGEVVFDDIEHPELFQGRVSERQVEAVPWSVYEMLLHIVYEVYFLGLALFLGKFIFKIVKLRKLVTGSFLEQTNGLLVCHTEKATTPFSFFHYVFLNGQLDDLEKECVIAHEAGHARRMHSADIILFELVECVFWWNPLWKIIRKKLAEIHEYQVDKEVSKIFSAQAYSLLLLKLSQRNFSVPVASHFAYVSLKNRIKMIKKNQYAQQNVGKSKLQFLWTLPLISILLISFSTPIEQFVPKAEIKPLNYLLPPKSSGIPSILPLQKESIGKVTAKFGLFMHPILKEERDHKGVDFSAATGTSVIATAAGKVFLSEEDKAWGKRIIIDHGDGYQSHYGHLSKILVTEGQEVEKGFEIGKVGNTGLSSGPHLHYGVKYNNEFVDPMDYFTEEKSLRSVKGM, encoded by the coding sequence ATGAGTAGTTTTTTATTTTACTCAATAAAATCTGGATTGTGCCTGTTGGCTTTTTATCTTCTCTACAGGTATTTGCTGCAAAAATTGGAAATATTTTCTTTGGGTAGGGTATATCTATTGTCAGCCGCCTTTCTTTCGTTGATCATTCCTCTTTTGAGTCTGCCTAGCTGGGTTTCGTATGCCCCTATTGTAGACTGGGGAGAGGTTGTTTTCGATGATATTGAGCACCCTGAGCTATTTCAAGGAAGGGTCTCAGAGAGGCAGGTCGAAGCTGTCCCATGGTCTGTTTATGAAATGTTATTACATATTGTTTATGAGGTTTACTTTCTCGGGTTGGCTCTTTTCCTAGGCAAGTTTATCTTTAAAATAGTAAAGCTAAGGAAGCTGGTAACAGGGAGCTTTTTAGAACAAACTAACGGCTTGTTGGTGTGCCATACAGAAAAAGCAACGACTCCATTTTCCTTTTTCCACTATGTGTTTTTGAACGGTCAATTAGACGACCTTGAAAAAGAATGTGTGATTGCCCACGAGGCAGGCCATGCAAGAAGGATGCACTCAGCAGATATTATTTTATTTGAGCTGGTAGAATGTGTTTTTTGGTGGAATCCATTATGGAAGATAATAAGAAAAAAACTAGCAGAGATTCATGAATATCAGGTAGACAAAGAGGTGAGTAAAATTTTTAGCGCGCAAGCTTATTCTCTTTTACTGCTTAAACTTTCCCAACGCAACTTCTCAGTACCGGTAGCGAGCCATTTTGCATATGTTTCACTTAAAAACCGGATTAAAATGATCAAGAAAAATCAGTATGCCCAACAAAATGTTGGTAAGTCGAAGCTCCAATTTTTATGGACATTGCCATTGATTTCCATATTATTGATAAGCTTTTCTACACCAATAGAACAATTCGTGCCAAAGGCAGAAATAAAGCCCCTGAACTATTTATTGCCTCCAAAGTCATCAGGAATCCCCTCGATCCTTCCCTTGCAAAAAGAAAGCATAGGTAAGGTAACCGCAAAATTCGGATTGTTTATGCACCCAATATTAAAGGAGGAAAGAGATCATAAAGGTGTGGATTTTTCAGCTGCTACGGGAACGTCTGTAATCGCTACCGCAGCAGGAAAAGTGTTTCTTTCGGAAGAAGACAAGGCCTGGGGCAAGAGGATCATCATAGATCATGGAGATGGTTATCAGTCGCATTATGGTCATCTAAGCAAGATTTTGGTAACTGAGGGACAAGAGGTAGAGAAAGGTTTTGAGATAGGAAAAGTGGGGAATACAGGACTCTCCTCAGGACCACACTTGCACTATGGGGTGAAATACAATAATGAGTTTGTTGACCCTATGGATTATTTTACAGAAGAAAAGAGCTTGAGATCTGTAAAAGGAATGTAG
- a CDS encoding PAS domain S-box protein: MRHILKPKVNLLLFETIVDGWEGLSIIKNSKGEILAANSTFADFFGFRNTKELQRRSEQEIFTRHFGHTKLDLDHDNYFILSLPKGEKINQRIELTSPDGNPLHFSLKKFPVFDETNNPVAIACIYTPLRNYNGDEKRQLKFGQIFENSLFEIFVFDAQEHKFTYLSKGALKNTGYSKREIVEKTPLNLLNKEVESEFRDALVELKLGHSKLLVYEASINRKDGSSYRAEVQLQYMHKDSPPSYIAMVQDITERAISEDTIRKLNNAVKYSPSAIVITDKHGVIEYVNPRFTEVTGYIPTEVIGKTPRLLKSGKQPKDFYSNLWKTIADGQLWEGEFHNKKKSGELYWERAAIGPISDKDDKITHFVAIKEDVTDKKRINEELRKKEHIYRTLVEQLPNSGVFLFDKNLEYVLAEGPIIEQVNRKKEDFEGKHVSKTFRPDVLEDSLARYKKALQGEASYYETNTGGKDYKVSIVPLTDENGIVFLGMMVLQDITEQKKVENEVRANYQFLQTIIQTIPNPFFYKNTEGVYLDCNDSFARLLDLKREDIIGKNSKDILNEEQYKTLNYANNVLLLNKSNYVYEASLTIPKDGENHFIIHKAAVENHKKETVGIVGILHNVTFRKNSQTKLQESNKELKELNREKDSLMSIVAHDLKSPLSKVKGLANVIMLDNNLNEEQISYLKLINSVADNSEQLIRDLLDINTFEHSDSRIKLTELDVHQVIDELTDSYQQLSNNKGIRLEIEKDPNATKHTTDLDFLNRILDNLLSNAIKFSKQEKTVKITVSRPDTHLMVKVQDEGPGISEEDQTKMFKRFQKLSAQPTGGESSTGLGLSIIKVLVDRLKGEIDVDSQLNKGTTFTISIPEGKIR; encoded by the coding sequence GTGAGACATATTCTTAAACCTAAAGTGAACCTGTTGCTTTTTGAGACCATAGTAGATGGATGGGAGGGGCTTTCTATAATAAAAAATAGTAAGGGGGAAATCCTTGCAGCAAACTCTACTTTTGCCGATTTCTTTGGCTTCCGCAACACTAAAGAGCTTCAAAGAAGGTCGGAACAAGAAATATTCACCCGCCATTTTGGTCATACCAAACTAGACCTAGATCACGACAACTATTTTATTCTTTCACTCCCGAAAGGTGAGAAAATAAACCAAAGGATAGAACTTACTTCTCCCGACGGAAACCCGTTACACTTCAGCCTTAAAAAATTCCCTGTTTTTGACGAAACTAATAACCCTGTTGCAATTGCTTGTATTTACACGCCATTGCGCAACTATAATGGTGACGAAAAAAGACAGCTGAAGTTCGGACAAATATTTGAAAACTCCCTTTTTGAAATATTTGTGTTTGATGCTCAGGAACACAAATTCACTTATCTCAGTAAAGGTGCCTTAAAAAACACAGGCTACTCCAAGCGAGAAATTGTAGAAAAAACACCTTTAAATCTACTCAACAAAGAAGTTGAATCAGAATTTAGAGATGCCCTTGTTGAGCTCAAGCTAGGGCATTCCAAATTGCTGGTATATGAGGCTTCAATAAATAGGAAAGACGGGAGCTCTTACAGAGCTGAAGTCCAACTGCAATATATGCACAAAGACTCCCCGCCTTCTTATATTGCCATGGTTCAAGATATTACCGAAAGAGCCATCTCAGAAGACACTATCCGAAAATTAAACAACGCCGTAAAATACAGTCCTTCTGCCATTGTAATCACCGATAAACATGGAGTGATAGAGTATGTCAACCCACGCTTTACCGAGGTTACTGGCTATATCCCCACTGAGGTGATAGGCAAGACGCCTAGGCTACTCAAGTCAGGCAAGCAACCTAAAGATTTTTACTCAAACCTCTGGAAGACTATTGCTGATGGTCAACTATGGGAGGGTGAATTCCACAACAAAAAGAAAAGTGGGGAGCTCTATTGGGAACGTGCAGCCATTGGTCCAATCAGTGACAAAGATGACAAAATCACGCATTTTGTAGCCATAAAGGAAGATGTAACGGACAAAAAGAGGATCAATGAAGAATTAAGAAAAAAGGAACATATCTATCGTACGCTTGTAGAACAGCTTCCTAATTCTGGAGTGTTTTTATTTGATAAAAACTTGGAATATGTACTTGCCGAAGGTCCAATAATAGAGCAAGTAAATAGAAAAAAGGAAGACTTTGAAGGCAAGCACGTTTCAAAAACATTTCGTCCAGACGTATTAGAAGATTCTCTTGCGAGGTATAAAAAAGCGCTACAAGGAGAGGCTAGTTACTACGAAACAAATACCGGCGGAAAAGACTACAAAGTAAGCATAGTCCCTCTTACCGATGAAAACGGAATAGTTTTCTTGGGAATGATGGTACTTCAAGACATTACAGAACAAAAGAAAGTTGAAAATGAAGTAAGGGCGAATTACCAATTCCTCCAAACTATTATCCAAACGATACCCAACCCTTTCTTCTACAAAAACACAGAAGGGGTTTACCTCGACTGCAACGACTCTTTTGCAAGATTGTTAGACCTAAAAAGAGAAGATATAATAGGCAAAAACTCAAAAGATATATTAAATGAAGAGCAGTACAAAACACTTAATTACGCTAATAATGTACTCTTATTAAACAAAAGCAATTACGTATATGAAGCATCCTTAACCATCCCTAAGGATGGCGAAAATCACTTTATCATACATAAAGCCGCTGTAGAAAACCATAAAAAGGAAACAGTCGGGATAGTCGGGATTCTCCATAATGTGACTTTTAGGAAAAACTCTCAAACTAAGCTTCAGGAAAGCAACAAAGAACTCAAGGAATTGAATAGGGAAAAAGACAGCCTTATGAGCATTGTAGCCCATGACCTGAAATCACCTCTAAGCAAGGTAAAAGGCTTAGCCAATGTGATTATGCTCGACAACAACCTTAACGAAGAACAAATAAGCTACCTGAAACTCATAAATAGTGTAGCGGACAATAGCGAACAACTTATCAGAGATTTGCTCGATATAAACACGTTCGAGCATAGCGATTCCCGTATAAAACTCACTGAACTAGATGTCCACCAAGTCATAGACGAACTGACCGACAGCTACCAACAGCTTTCTAACAACAAAGGAATTCGGCTTGAAATAGAAAAAGACCCTAATGCGACTAAGCACACAACAGACCTTGACTTCTTAAACCGTATTTTGGATAACTTACTTTCAAATGCCATCAAGTTTTCGAAGCAAGAAAAAACTGTTAAAATCACCGTATCCAGGCCTGATACACACCTCATGGTAAAAGTGCAAGATGAAGGACCTGGCATAAGCGAAGAGGATCAGACAAAAATGTTTAAGCGCTTCCAGAAACTAAGCGCCCAGCCTACAGGAGGGGAAAGCTCTACAGGTTTAGGCCTCTCTATTATTAAGGTATTGGTAGATCGATTAAAAGGGGAGATTGATGTAGATAGCCAACTTAACAAAGGCACTACTTTTACGATCAGCATTCCAGAGGGGAAAATAAGATAA
- the gyrA gene encoding DNA gyrase subunit A, protein MAEGENIIPINIEDEMRTAYIDYSMSVIISRALPDVRDGLKPVHRRVLFGMSELGVHYNRSYKKSARIVGEVLGKYHPHGDSSVYDSMVRMAQEWSLRYPLVDGQGNFGSVEGDPPAAMRYTEARLKEIAGEMLTDIGKNTVDFQPNFDDSLKEPSVLPSTIPNLLVNGTSGIAVGMATNMAPHNMTEVVDGITAYIDNRDITIPELMEFVKAPDFPTGGIIYGYDGVYKAFHTGRGRVVIRAVAEIEVLPSGRQQIVVTEIPYMVNLSTLIEKSAQVVNEKKIEGITNVLNLSDKHGIRIVYELRKDAMADVVLNNLFKHTPLQTSFSVNNIALVKGRPETLNLKDLIKYYVEHRHEIVVRRTEYDLDQAEKRLHILEGLLIALDHLDEVIALIRGSKDPEVARTGLMEQFELSELQAKAILEMRLQRLTGLERDKIIQEHKEITDLIAHLKEILGSEELRMNIIKEELANLKSKYGDERRSQIIMYADDLEVEDMIPNEEMVITISNEGYIKRTHLKEYKTQGRGGVGSRGVSTKADDYPEHLFVAMTHNYLLIFTEKGKVFWLKVYKTPEGAKTSKGRPLQNLIMIDQDDSVKAVINVDSLKDEEYINNHYLVMCTTNGIIKKTTLEAYSRPRQNGINAITIREDDNLLDVKMTNGNHEIILALKSGRAIRFNESLVRPMGRNAAGVRGITKASDSDKVVGLVCVEDKETSLLVVSEEGYGKRSPVEDYRVTNRGGKGVKTLNITPKTGLLIGINDVLDTDELMIITKSGITIRMNMDSIRVMGRATQGVKLIRLNEGDSIASIAKIEAIAEEEVETEGSAEEVVQTEGSDEEGSSAEGNENEGDTSEEDTNE, encoded by the coding sequence ATGGCAGAAGGAGAAAACATAATCCCAATTAACATTGAGGATGAAATGAGAACCGCCTACATTGATTATTCAATGTCGGTTATTATTTCAAGAGCACTTCCAGATGTGCGAGATGGTTTGAAGCCAGTACACAGGCGTGTGCTTTTTGGAATGTCCGAGCTGGGAGTACATTATAACAGGTCTTACAAAAAATCTGCAAGGATTGTAGGTGAGGTTCTTGGTAAGTATCACCCTCATGGCGATTCATCTGTGTATGACTCCATGGTGCGTATGGCTCAAGAATGGTCGCTCCGCTATCCTTTGGTAGATGGGCAGGGTAACTTTGGTTCGGTAGAGGGTGATCCTCCAGCGGCTATGCGTTACACGGAAGCCCGTCTTAAAGAGATTGCAGGAGAGATGTTGACTGATATTGGAAAAAATACGGTCGATTTCCAGCCTAACTTTGATGACTCTCTTAAAGAGCCGAGTGTGTTGCCAAGTACAATCCCTAACCTTTTGGTGAACGGAACTTCTGGTATTGCGGTAGGTATGGCCACTAATATGGCGCCTCATAATATGACAGAAGTAGTAGATGGTATTACTGCTTATATCGATAACCGTGATATTACCATTCCAGAGTTAATGGAGTTTGTAAAAGCTCCTGATTTCCCTACGGGTGGTATTATATATGGCTACGACGGTGTTTATAAAGCTTTCCATACAGGTAGAGGAAGGGTAGTGATCAGGGCAGTTGCCGAAATTGAAGTATTGCCTTCGGGTCGCCAGCAAATTGTGGTGACAGAGATTCCTTATATGGTAAACCTGTCTACCCTCATAGAAAAATCTGCTCAGGTAGTAAACGAAAAGAAAATTGAAGGTATCACCAATGTATTGAACCTTTCTGATAAGCACGGTATCCGTATCGTTTATGAGCTTAGGAAAGATGCTATGGCTGATGTCGTTCTTAATAACTTATTCAAACATACACCACTCCAAACAAGCTTTAGCGTAAATAATATCGCTCTAGTAAAGGGACGTCCTGAAACTCTTAACCTCAAAGATCTTATTAAGTACTATGTTGAGCATAGGCATGAGATAGTAGTAAGGAGAACAGAGTATGACTTAGACCAAGCTGAAAAACGCCTTCATATTTTGGAAGGTCTGCTGATTGCTCTAGATCATTTGGATGAAGTGATTGCACTGATCAGAGGCTCTAAGGATCCAGAAGTAGCCCGTACAGGCTTGATGGAGCAATTTGAACTTTCGGAGCTTCAAGCTAAAGCAATTCTCGAAATGAGGCTGCAAAGGCTGACAGGTCTTGAAAGAGACAAGATTATTCAAGAGCATAAAGAAATCACTGATTTAATTGCTCACTTGAAAGAAATCTTAGGTAGTGAAGAGTTGAGGATGAATATCATCAAAGAAGAGCTAGCAAACCTCAAAAGTAAATACGGGGATGAGCGAAGGTCTCAAATAATAATGTACGCAGATGATTTGGAGGTGGAAGATATGATTCCTAATGAGGAAATGGTCATTACTATTTCTAATGAAGGATATATCAAGCGTACGCACCTTAAAGAATACAAAACCCAAGGAAGGGGTGGTGTAGGTTCAAGGGGTGTATCTACCAAGGCGGATGATTACCCAGAGCATTTGTTTGTAGCAATGACGCATAATTACCTCCTTATTTTCACAGAAAAGGGTAAGGTATTCTGGCTCAAAGTGTACAAAACTCCAGAAGGAGCAAAAACATCGAAAGGACGTCCGCTTCAAAACCTAATAATGATTGATCAAGATGATAGTGTAAAAGCAGTCATCAACGTAGATTCTCTGAAAGACGAGGAGTATATCAACAATCATTACTTGGTGATGTGTACCACCAATGGTATTATCAAGAAAACTACGCTTGAAGCATATTCAAGGCCAAGGCAAAATGGTATCAATGCTATTACCATCCGCGAAGATGATAATCTGTTGGATGTAAAAATGACGAATGGTAACCATGAAATCATTCTTGCACTAAAATCGGGTAGGGCTATCAGGTTCAACGAGTCGCTGGTAAGGCCAATGGGCAGGAATGCCGCAGGTGTTAGAGGTATTACCAAGGCTAGTGATTCGGACAAAGTAGTGGGTCTGGTATGTGTGGAAGATAAAGAGACTTCATTATTGGTAGTTTCGGAAGAGGGTTACGGAAAACGCTCTCCTGTTGAAGATTACCGTGTAACCAATCGAGGTGGAAAAGGTGTAAAAACTTTGAATATCACTCCTAAAACGGGTCTTCTTATTGGTATAAATGATGTGTTGGATACCGATGAGCTAATGATCATCACCAAGTCTGGAATTACCATCAGGATGAACATGGATAGTATCCGCGTGATGGGAAGGGCTACTCAAGGTGTGAAGCTTATTAGGCTCAACGAAGGTGATAGCATTGCCTCAATAGCCAAAATAGAAGCTATTGCAGAGGAAGAAGTAGAAACCGAAGGTAGCGCTGAAGAGGTTGTTCAAACAGAAGGGTCTGATGAGGAAGGTAGCAGTGCCGAAGGGAATGAAAATGAGGGTGATACTTCGGAAGAAGATACAAATGAATAA